A region of the Scomber scombrus chromosome 17, fScoSco1.1, whole genome shotgun sequence genome:
CCATCTGAATAATGGTGAGGTATTTCTTCCACCAGAGGTACTTCTGCATATGAGGTCCCAAGGCGGCCAGGCCATAGTAACCATACATGAGGACGTGGATGGAAGAGTTGATGGTTGCACCAAAAAAAGCTGCGGATAGATAACATGGGCACATTTCGGTCATACCACCAATAAAGGTCAGTGCTTTTAAAATCTTAAGTGAGAAGATCAATGTGATGAATTGCATACAGCAGTATTGCATTATGTCAACACATCCTCTGAGCGCCCCTTTACCCTCCCAGCCTTTTACTCACATTGTCCACCGGGGACCCACTTGATGCCAATCCACCAGAGGATGAACATGGTGCAGTGGTGGTAGACATGGAGGAAGCTGACCTGGTTGAATTTCTTCCTCAGGATGAAAAAGACTGTATCCAGGAATTCCACTCCTTTGGAAATGTAGTACCACCAAAGAGCAGACGCTATCTGAAGACATGAAATGAGGCGGAGTCAATTATACTGCTTCACTGCTATGGTGCGTAGGCACCGACACCACTGTGAGTGAGAGCATCTTTGGCatgattattatatttgattattaCAAACTCAATACATACAGTTAAATAATACCATAAtatagatggatgatggatcATAGTATACTCAGCATTTAGAGTACAAAGATAGTAACAAAtgtttatatcatattttttcaGAGTAATTGTATTATATACAGTCCCCATTTATAGTGAGTATGTGACTAAATGAAGCAAATGCCTTGCCTGAAAGCCACAATTCATTTGTACTCTATTGTGCAGATGTCTTCTACATTAAGTAAGGATAGAAtgacactttattgatcccagaGCTGAAATTCAGACTTTAACCATAAAATTAAGTGGAGGGATTTGGAAAGAAAGCACATCACCTATCCCTCCCTGTGCATTTTCCTATCTACCTCATTCTTCCCCGTCTGTTGCACACATGGACAAATGCATAGTACACACGGTTGCTCTCTAAGCCATGGTGCTCTGGCATCTCTTATCCCTTACTAATGCCATCATGAAAGAGCAAGTAGGTGGACATGAGGGGGGGCGGAGTTTAAGGGTGGCGAGAGCAATTACTCCAGCCTCTGAGAGCAGGCCACACCCTCTTTGTCCTGAAATCACTAGAGATATAAACTTTTATCTCTCAATCCTCTCTCTATTTCTTCCGTCCTCTAACTTTACACAACACTTAATGCACTGAAATACACATGCGACAAAAATAGAACAATAGTGTTCTTGATGCCAACATTAGAATTACAGCATCCTTCCACATGGTAGACCTGGATAAAATCCACTACTTGATATGCAGTTAGTGATGATTGAGACATTAAATGAATGCTACTTTTTTCAAGAGGCATTTAGTAAGCATGCACGGaggtgtgtgtatctgtctacgtgcatgtgtgttgcaAAAGTGTTTATGTGTTGCAGGAAACTCACCCTGACTTCGTTGACATCATTCGAGTAGTTGACAGGCTGACAGAGGTAGCTGTACCCGGCTGCTCTAGAGGCTATTAGGAGCTGGTGGTAAGAAACAAACCATAGTCAGAGGGAGACTGGCAGGAAAATAGTTGAAAAAAGCTATAGCAAAGGTTCAAACAAGTAAGGTGCAAACAATACAGGATCCTGGCAACACTGACAAGACAGCAGGactaaacaaaatgtatttcaggtaaaatatctttttttcccctgaattTCCCGTGCACTCCAGGATAAAAGATCATTACTGGAATCCATCTTCTGCTTTGTATAATCTGCTGCATGCTCCTTTATTAAAGTCTGTGTTTCGGTTTCtacatttatctgttttaaaataattaatcagaTGCATAAGCCACTCTCTGAACTTACTGTTCCATCACTTAAATGTCATATTAGAGAGGCTAAATTGTAAGTAAGTGATGTCATTCACTCTAATTTTCTCTACAGGCTGCTTATTGTCCCTTCTGAAAAAACAAGTGCATTCTGTGAGTCTTGCTGCAAACATGCAACATgccaaaagcagaaaaacagctGGAATTGCAGAGGACTGAATGTGACCTCTTCAGACTTGTAGGGCATTAAATACTTTAGTATTATTTTACTCTGCTACAACATAAATTGAAGTGAAGGGAAAGTACTTGGCGTGTTGTTACCTTAATGTTCATGTTATGTGAAGCCTGTACATAAACTATTAGACCTGCAATCTGTTTTAAGATTCTCCATCATAATGTATTCATCAAAATTTGGTAACACTAGTGTTAGGAGACTTTAGTAGAATCTTATGGTTTTATTGCCAAATCACCCCTTTATAGCCCTGAAAAAACTATAAGTCTATGTGGCCATTTCTGCAAGTTGCACACATTGCTGTCCAATGATACACAAAGTCATCTCTGTGTCTTTCCAGGGTTGAGTCTACATTGGCACTGACCTCTTTGGCGATGTAAAAGTTGAGGACCACCATGCTGAAATTGTAGACTATGAGGGTCTTCCTGAGTGTAAATGGCTGGCGGTCCTGCATGTATCTAGGCCCTGCCCACAGGAAGAGCAGGTACAGGCAGCTGATGGCCAGAGTGGGCAAGGCAGATGACATCATTGGCCAGCTCTCCACCCTCTTGTCTGCAGGAAAATAGGTTCAAGTCAGTGGTGGGAGAGCTTGCTAATGACACagccacatactgtacaaaacaTGTGCAATGGGTGGAGTATAATAGGTTTATTAAGTTAACCAACCCTTACACAGACAACTAAAGATTTTAACATATTGTAGCATTTGGGCAAAAAGGTTAAGTACAAGGAAAATTGTTAGCTCTAACAACattcttttgcctttttttttttttaccttgttgCTTTTTATGGCTATATTTTCGTGGGTAATGATGACAATTTACTCACTACATAAACAAAGGGACAGTATACAATATATCACTATATAAGCAACAAATCAGGTTTTAGCTCCAATTTTGACCATATTATCTAAACCAAGTAATGGTTCAAACATAATGTATCACACAAACTAGCTGTTGTCTTTCCTGGTTCAGCTTTGACCCATACATATGTTCTCATGCCATTTTCCAATGCAATACTGTTTGTATCACAAAGGCAATTTCAAAAAGATGGTTTAAACAATATGGTCAAAATTAGTATGAAACTCCTGATCTTTACTGTTGcaatgacattaaaaagactAATCAAGTGGCATTGTTACTTTCCagtttttcaacattttagcTTGTGAGTAACATATAttccattattatttttattgattataatatcacatgatgataaaaaactacattattaaactacagttaaaaaaaatactcagctGCCAGTGATGCGATATTATCTACTGTAGCAGCAGCACAACTCTTTTGTGGTTTAGAAATTGATCCAAAATCCCAGCTTACCTGCTATAGTAAGGCTCCATTTGTAAAATTCTACACTG
Encoded here:
- the LOC133997200 gene encoding elongation of very long chain fatty acids protein 4-like, producing MEVVTHLVNDSVEFYKWSLTIADKRVESWPMMSSALPTLAISCLYLLFLWAGPRYMQDRQPFTLRKTLIVYNFSMVVLNFYIAKELLIASRAAGYSYLCQPVNYSNDVNEVRIASALWWYYISKGVEFLDTVFFILRKKFNQVSFLHVYHHCTMFILWWIGIKWVPGGQSFFGATINSSIHVLMYGYYGLAALGPHMQKYLWWKKYLTIIQMIQFHVTIGHAGHSLYTGCQFPCWMQWALIGYAVTFIILFANFYYHAYRGKPYSSSKGGKPITNGTTMVTNGHSKVEEVEDNGKRQKKGRAKRE